From the Comamonas odontotermitis genome, one window contains:
- the hydA gene encoding dihydropyrimidinase → MSTASRPLLIRGGTVVNADREERADVLLADGKIVAVGEGAAAQAPAGAETLDASGQYVMPGGIDPHTHMQLPFMGTVTADDFFTGTAAGLAGGTTSIIDFVIPDPQEPLMDAYRKWRGWAEKAASDYSFHVAVTWWSDQVREDMGVLVRDEGINSFKHFMAYKNAIMCDDETLVNSFRRALELGAMPTVHAENGELVYLLQQEVARMGITGPEGHPLSRPPMVEAEAANRAIAIADVLGVPIYVVHVSCIEAADAIARARARGQRVYGEVLAGHLMIDDSVYRHPDYATAAAYVMSPPFRPKEHQEALWRGLQAGHLHTTATDHCTFCAAQKAAGKDNFAKTPNGTGGVEERMAVVWDAGVNTGRLTPSEFVAITSANTAKLFNVYPRKGFIGAGADADVVLWDPKATKTLSVKTQHSKGDFNIFEGRQVTGLPSHTISRGKVVYANGDLRAEKNAGQYFKRPAFGPNFQAVQKRAQEMAPTAVARAQ, encoded by the coding sequence ATGAGCACAGCCAGCCGCCCCCTTCTGATCCGTGGTGGCACCGTAGTGAACGCAGACCGTGAGGAGCGTGCCGATGTGCTGCTGGCAGACGGCAAGATCGTGGCAGTGGGCGAGGGGGCTGCGGCGCAGGCGCCTGCCGGCGCCGAAACCCTGGACGCCAGCGGCCAGTACGTGATGCCCGGCGGCATCGATCCGCACACGCACATGCAGTTGCCCTTCATGGGCACGGTCACCGCCGACGATTTCTTCACTGGTACCGCCGCAGGCCTGGCCGGTGGCACCACGAGCATCATCGACTTCGTGATTCCTGATCCGCAGGAGCCGCTGATGGATGCCTACCGCAAGTGGCGCGGCTGGGCGGAAAAAGCGGCATCCGACTATTCCTTCCATGTGGCCGTGACCTGGTGGAGCGATCAGGTGCGCGAGGACATGGGGGTGCTGGTGCGCGATGAGGGCATCAACAGCTTCAAGCACTTCATGGCCTACAAGAACGCCATCATGTGCGACGACGAAACGCTGGTCAACAGCTTCCGGCGCGCGCTGGAGCTGGGTGCAATGCCCACCGTGCACGCCGAGAACGGCGAACTGGTCTATCTGCTGCAGCAGGAAGTGGCGCGCATGGGCATCACCGGCCCCGAAGGCCATCCGTTGTCGCGCCCGCCCATGGTCGAGGCCGAAGCTGCCAATCGCGCCATTGCGATTGCCGATGTGCTGGGCGTGCCCATCTATGTGGTGCATGTGAGCTGCATCGAGGCGGCAGATGCCATTGCTCGTGCCCGTGCGCGCGGTCAGCGCGTCTATGGCGAAGTGCTGGCCGGTCACCTGATGATTGATGACAGCGTGTACCGCCATCCCGATTACGCCACTGCCGCAGCTTATGTGATGAGCCCTCCGTTCCGCCCCAAGGAGCACCAGGAGGCGCTGTGGCGCGGCCTGCAGGCCGGTCACCTGCACACCACGGCAACGGACCATTGCACGTTCTGCGCTGCACAAAAGGCAGCTGGCAAAGACAACTTTGCCAAGACGCCCAACGGCACCGGCGGCGTCGAAGAGCGCATGGCTGTGGTGTGGGATGCCGGCGTGAATACGGGGCGCCTCACGCCCAGCGAATTCGTCGCCATTACCTCGGCCAACACGGCCAAACTGTTCAACGTCTATCCGCGCAAGGGCTTCATCGGCGCGGGCGCAGATGCAGATGTGGTGCTGTGGGACCCGAAAGCCACCAAGACGCTGTCGGTGAAGACCCAGCACTCCAAGGGCGACTTCAACATCTTTGAGGGCCGACAGGTGACAGGCCTGCCCAGCCACACCATCAGCCGCGGCAAGGTCGTGTATGCCAACGGCGATCTGCGGGCCGAGAAGAATGCAGGCCAGTATTTCAAGCGGCCGGCGTTCGGCCCCAACTTCCAGGCGGTGCAAAAGCGCGCGCAGGAAATGGCGCCCACGGCTGTTGCTCGCGCGCAATGA